The genomic stretch ACCCGCGATCCGGCAGAAATCGCGCGTTTCCGCCAGGAACAGGGCGACATCATCTTGAAGCCACTCTATGGCAATGGTGGCGCCGGCGTCTTTCATTCGACTCGCGATGATCGCAACTTCTCTTCACTGATGGAGATGTTTGGCCAGATGTTCCGCGAACCCTTCATCGCCCAGGGTTACCTCCCGGCCGTGCGCAAGGGTGACAAGCGCATCATCCTGGTCGATGGCGAACCCGTTGGCGCGATCAACCGCGTGCCTGCAGAGCATGACAGCCGCTCCAACATGCATGTCGGCGGGCGGGCCGAGGCGACGGAACTGACGGCCCGCGAGAAGGAAATCTGCACCCGGATCGGACCGGCCCTGAAGGAGCGTGGCTTCCTCCTGGTAGGGATCGATGTGATTGGCGACTACATGACCGAAATCAACGTTACTTCACCAACCGGCATCCGAGAGGTGAAGAAATTCGGCGGCGCTGATATTGCTGCACTTCTGTGGGACGCGATCGAGCGCAAGAGAAGCTGATCGCCGATCGCTTTTTGTTCTGGCGATACAACCGCTTGCAACCACCAGACCATCAATGCGTGCGTTTGTTCATTAAATGTTCTTGCCAGCGCATTCCCTTCGTGCTTAAGTGCGCGTACTTGGTTGCGCAACATGAGGTTGCGTGTGTTCCGGCAGATGGCATGGCGGGGATGAGTGATGGTGGCACGCGTCAGTA from Peteryoungia desertarenae encodes the following:
- the gshB gene encoding glutathione synthase, whose product is MANIRHVAVQMDHVSTINIAGDSTFAMSLEAQARGYKLFHYTPDRLSMRDGKVFATVEPMELRDVKGDHFSLGEPERVDLSTMDVILLRQDPPFDMAYITSTHILERIHPGTLVVNDPAWVRNSPEKIFVTEFADLMPPTLITRDPAEIARFRQEQGDIILKPLYGNGGAGVFHSTRDDRNFSSLMEMFGQMFREPFIAQGYLPAVRKGDKRIILVDGEPVGAINRVPAEHDSRSNMHVGGRAEATELTAREKEICTRIGPALKERGFLLVGIDVIGDYMTEINVTSPTGIREVKKFGGADIAALLWDAIERKRS